The Zavarzinella sp. sequence GCTACCATCCTTGCAGAACTTGTTGGTTACGGATCAGGGTTCGATCGCAAACGCGATGGCAAAGTCATGGCTCAGGTGATTCAGAACACATTGGATCAGGCTGGGATTCTGCCAGAAGACGTTGACCATGTACATACCCATGGGCTGGCAACCCAGTTTGCTGATCGATGGGAAACTCGAGCCATTTCACAGGTTTTTGGCAAAAATATCCCCGTCTGGACACTCAAAGGCAATATTGGCGCCACCGGAGCTGCCAGTGGTGGAATTGAAATGGTTGCCAGCATCCTGTGTGCAGTCCATGGCCAGGTGCCACCCACCCGGACTGGTCCTGTTATCGACCCCGAATGTCTTGTCCATGTTCACCACAATGGCATGCGCCCGATGACGAAGCCTTATATTGTCAAACTGAACTTCACCGACCTTGGTCAGGTGGGCGTTGCCGTCATCAAACGTTGGACTGAATAGTAAACTCCCTAAATAACTGAATACTTTGCATAGGTTTGAGCATGAGACATCAGCGACGCGTGGTTATTACAGGCATGGGTGCCATTACACCACTCGGCAACACTCCTGAACTGCTCTATCGGAACCAACTGGAAGGAATGAGTGGTGCTGGCCCGATTTTTCGCTTCGATGCCAGTACTTTTCCCACGAAATTTGCTTCCCAGGTAAAGGATTTCCGACTCTCAGATTACCTGACCGATGCAGATCAATACGTTGATTGTGGGCTGAATACCAAATTTGCGCTTGCAGCGGCAAAAGAGGCACTGCGGGATGCCGATCTGCTTGACAATGATCGCGTAGATCGCACCCGAATTGGTGTGTACTTGGGATCTGGAGAAGGGAGCCACGACTTCCCAAACCTGACTTTAAGCCTCGCAATGGCAACTCCAGAGCAAGGTTTCAAGGTCGATCCGACACGGTTTTACGATTACAGTATGACCACTTTTCGTGCCGGACACGAATATGAGATGGAAATGCACACCACTGCCGGTCGTGTGGCGGGCGTTTATGATCTCTTAGGACCGAATTACACCTGTCAGACTGCATGTGCTGCCAGCGGACAGGCAGTGGGCGAAGCATTAGAACTGATTCGTCGTGGCGACGCGGATATGGTTGTCTCTGGCGGTGCCCACAGTATGATCCATCCATTTGGCGTGACAGGGTTTAATCTGTTGACCACGCTGTCAATGCGGAATGATGATCCCCAGCGTGCCAGCAGACCATTTGATCTGAATCGCGATGGATTTGTACTGGGCGAAGGCTCTGGAATGGTGGTGCTGGAAGAACTGGAACATGCTAAGAAACGTGGGGCCACAATATACGCAGAATTGATGGGATACGGCACAACGGCAGATGCCTATCGAGTCACGGACAGCCACCCGGAAGGACGTGGGGCAATCGCCTGCATCCAATGGGCATTATTTGACAGCGGTTTGAATCACAAGGATATTGGTTACATCAACGCCCACGGTACCAGCACCCACGTGAATGACCAGGCAGAAACGATTGCCATTAAGCAGGTCTTCGGCGAAGATGCTTACAAAGTACCTGTTTCCAGCAGTAAAAGCATGTTGGGCCATCTGATATGCGCTGCCGGTGTGGTGGAATTGATTACTTCTGTACTGACCATTCGCAACGGCGTACTCCCGCCCACAATCAATTATGAAACCCCGGATCCAGAGTGTGATCTCGATTACGTGCCGAATCAGGCCCGTGAGAAAACAGTGGACCATGTCTTATCGAACAGCTTTGGCTTTGGTGGGCAAAACGTCTCGTTAATCGTCAGCCGGTTTCGAGATTAGGAACTGGAATTCATCAGATTTTCATTCTTTTTTCAGAATTGTGAAGAATTATGCAACTGACGCTTGGCTACTTGTTGCTGTTCGCACCGATAATTGCTGTAACTACTTTCCTGATCTATATTTACGTTTACGTGCGCCTGTTCTACATCGAGAACATGGTGCGTATCCTGCAAATCCAGCCGCTGTTTATTATCCCACGGGGTGATCACGATCCGACAGCGGAAGAAGTCCACTTTCCCACATCAGGTGGAGCAAAATTGTATGGAGTTTACTTCCATACGCCGCAGGCAGTGCGGAAAGGAGTCATTCTGTTTGGAATCGAATTTGGTTCCGATTGCTGGTCAGCGCGTGGGTACACGGAAGCGTTGGTTGCAGATGGTTACGATGTCTTCACATACGCACCACGGGGACAAAAGGGAAGCGATGTAATACCTGGTTATACCCCCATGCCCTGGATTACCACTTGGGAAGTAGAAGATTGCCACGCAGCCATCAATTATTTGCTTCACCGGCCCGATGCCGATCCAAAAGGAATCGGCTTTTTCGGTGTGAGTAAAGGTGCAAATGCGGGCCTTGCTGCTGCCACATCCTCTTCTGCAATCCGCTGTATTGTCACAGACGGTGCTTTCGGCCTGCTTTCCGTCATGGTGCCTTACATGAAACACTGGATCAAAATCTATAACCGCAATTTTCTGGTACATGGCATCGCACCTCGACGGTTTTATTACCACATTGCTGAAATTGGTGCCCGCCGTGCCGAAAGAAGACTGAAATTGCGGTTATATCGCCTTGACCAGCGAATGAAGAAGATCAAAAAGCCCGTTTTCATGATTCATGGTGCATTAGACAGCTATATTAAACCTGAAATGTCGCAAGAACTTTATGAGCGATCCGGTGGGCATCGCGAATACTGGCTCGTCCCGAAAGCTCGGCATAATCAAGCGATTACTCTGGCAAAAGATGAATATCGCCAGCGTTTATTAGAGTTTTTTAATCACCACATGCCCTCCAGCACCCCTAAGCAGGTGTAACATGTTTGTCACTCGATTGCTGGTCAAGTACCTTCGAAAAGCTCTTGCTCGACCACTTTACAGAAAGTTTGCCGCTTTTGAACTTGCTTGCCAACAACCACAGGCAGTGCAACAGGAGTTACTTCAGCAAATCCTTTTTCGAAATCGAGATACAGCATTCGGGCATGATCACCATTTTGCATCGATCAAAACCGTTTCTGATTTTCGACAGCATGTTCCGATTCATGAATATGAACAGCTCCACCCCTATATCCAAAGGGTGATGAATGGTGAAACCAGTGCATTGCTGGCGGAACCGGCCTTGATGTTTGCCCTGACCAGTGGCACCACTGCCAACCGAAAACATATTCCGATCACGGCTACCTACATCAAAGATTACCAGCATAGTTGGAATCTTTGGGGATTACAGGCGATCCGGGAGCACCGTCAGATATTTTTGAAGCCCATTGTGCAACTGGTGGGTGATGCGGATGAATATCGCACAGAAGCGGATATTCCCTGTGGAAACCTGTCTGGCTTTACGGCACAGTGCCAGCGAAAGATTATGCGGTGGATGTATGCGGTACCTGCAGCCACTGGGAAAATAAAGGACCCCACCGCTCGTATGTACGTTGCTGTCCGTGGTGGCTTGAAGAAGCCGCTTGGGATGCTGATGTCTGCAAACCCCAGCACGCTGGTCAATCTGGCCCGCATGATGAACGATCGAAAAGAAGATCTGATTCGGGATATTGCTGATGGCACATTAAACGCGCGGCTGGATATTCCGAACTCCATACGTGACAAGATGTTACGGCGATGGAAGCCCAATCCGAAGCGGGCAAAACAACTGGAAAGCTACGTCTCCCAGGCGGGGGTGCTTTACCCCAAAGATGCCTGGCCCGCGGAAAAATTGCTGATTGGGTGCTGGACTGGTGGCACTGTTCGAGCATATTTACGCCAACTTGAACAATATTACGGGGATGCACCTGTCCGGGATCTTGGCCTGCTCGCCAGTGAAGGCCGGATGAGTATTCCGATTGAAGACGGCAAATCAGGTGGGATTCTGGACGTCACCACACACTTTTATGAATTTATTCCGGAATCGGAAATAAATTCATCTCAACCAATAATTTTGCAGCCACATGAATTGAAAATGGGTGAAAATTACTTCATTTTGCCCACAACGAAGTCAGGACTCTATCGCTACCACATTTGCGATCTGGTGCGAGTGACGGATTTCTTTCATCAGACACCAATCATCGAATTTGTGGGGAAAGGGAGCCGCTTTTCCAATATTACTGGTGAAAAACTTTCCGAACACCAGGTGACTGCCAGCGTCGATCATCTGGTGACGCAGTTGCCACAATCGGTACGTGCATATGCCGTGGCACCTATCTGGGACGCACAACAACCTTATTATGGATTTTACATTGAAGAACAGGACGCCCGCGATCCGGAACTTTTGCGGAAGTTTATCATCGCACTGGATACAGAACTACAGCGTCGAAATATCGAGTACCAGGCAAAGCGAGAATCGTTGAGACTGGGACCGTTGCAGGCGGTCGTGATCAACAATGGTGCCTGGCACGACTGGGATTTACATCGAGTTCGGAAAACCGGTGGGTCGGTGGAACAATACAAACACCCTTGCCTGATTGGAGATCTGGAGTTTGCCAATCAGATGAAAGCAGTCGAAATTTTGCAGAACAAATCAGCAGCATGATCCCGTCAGGTGGTGTAGTCCGCATTCAGACGCACATATTCGGCAGTTAAATCGCATGTGTAAAATCGACAGTGCCCTGCCCCACGTTCCAGTTCAAACTTCAGATGAATGGTACGGTTTTCCTGCATCCAAGTACTCACTAACTTCTCATCGAAAGGTAGCGGGGTCCCTTTGCGATACAATTCAAACGGCCCCATCCAAAGTGATACCTCGGTTTCCTCGAATGGTACTCCCGCATAACCAGCTGCGGAAACAAATCTCCCCCAGTTGGGATCCGCTCCATAAACAGCTGTTTTGACCAACGCACTTTCTGCCACTGTTTTGGCAATCTGTTTCGCTTCTTGATCGGTGGTACAACCATGAATATCAATTGTCACCAGGTGGGTGGCACCTTCGGCATCTTCGGCTATCATGCGTGCCAGATCTTCACAGGCCAGAAAAATGTGCTGAGCGAATTCATCTAACTCTTTGCCATGCAATGGTTTACCCTGCCCGTTCGCCAGGCAGAGTACAGTATCATTGGTGCTCGTATGGCCTTCCACAGAAATACAGTTAAAAGTCTTGTCCACCGCTCCGGCTAAAATTTCCTGCAGTGCCGCAGCAGGTACATTCGCATCGCTGAACAAAAAGCCCAGCATTGTTGCCATGTTCGGTCCGATCATCGCCGCACCTTTGGCAAATCCTAAAAGGCGGGAACTCGCCAATTCGTAGCTGGTAATTTTGTAACGCGTATCTGTGGTAAGGATCGCACTCGCTGCTGAATGGAGTTGATCGATCGAATCACCAGACGCTGCCACCACTTTTGGAATGCCCACTTCTAAAATTGGCATGGGTAACATTCTGCCGATGACTCCAGTCGAGCATACCAACGCCTGGCCTTCGGAAAAACCGGCAGCATCCGCCATCAATTTGGTCATTTGGTGGGCATCGGCAAGTCCCTGATTGCCAGTACAGGCGTTCGCATTTCCGGAACAGATTACAATACCGCGAAACGGATTTCCCGGTGTTCTGCTGCGACATAACTGCACCGGTGCAGCCGCGACACGATTCTGAGTATATACCCCTGCAGCAGTAGCAGGGGATTCGCTGAGAACGACCGCCAAATCGAGTCGACCTGGTTCGCTTGCACGCAAGCCAGAATGAATACCACCAAAACGATACCCCACCGGGAGGACAATGCTCATTGCACAGAACCAATTAATGCTGGTTGGTTGGAAACACTGATGCATTTTTTAGCAGATTGCAACTTGCAAAGTATCTGCCGAATCAAAATCTGGTAGAAATCTTTGCAAAAAATGAATTAAACCAAAATCAGATTGAAAATCGGAGTTTTTCCGCTTGAGGATCGACTTCAAATCTTGGCCACAGTCTTTTAATTATTTCATCCGGAGTTTCATTCAATGTATCGATGAATCCTTTGCAAGCGTCGAACAAGTCACGCAAGGTTGCAAAACAACAATGTTGCGTGACCTCTTCACGCATCCATTTCCATAACCCTTCAATGGGATTGAAATCGGGACTATAACTGGGCAAAACTACTATTTCGATGTCCAACTCGCTGGCTTTGGTTCGAACGAACTTCGCCTTGTGCCAAGGTGCTCCATCCCAAATTACCACAACACGTCGACCTTGTCTTTCTACCCAATCGTTCACTCGGTGCAAAAATTCAGCCGTGTTTTCCTTGTTGCATTTGCCTTCGTTCCAGATCAAACATGCACCAGCACTGAAATTGTAAGCACCATACCAGTTGATGCGATCGGACAGCGGAGGGCAATCACTCACTCGCCAAGCCGATTCTCCCTTGCGCCACCAAGTATAGCCCAAGTCCATATCACGATGAAAATGGGATTCATCAATATAAATGATCACGATATCGCCGCGACACATTTGCTGGTACATATCCGCGAACTGTTTCAGGTATTCGGCCCGCTTTTCAGGGTCCCCTTTGCCGAACAGTTTCTTGCATTTCTTCCAGCTCAATCCCGCTAATTGCAGGATCCGCCGCACGGTATTCCGAGATACATACCGCTGGAATTGACAACCGATCCAGTTGCACAACTTCCTGATCGTCCATCCGTGGCCTGGCAATTGGTGATCTACCGGATCGCTTTTCAGAACGGCATCAACGATCTGCTCTATCTGCGACTGGACAAAAGGGGACACGGCCGCCAGTACGCCGATAAATCAAGGCGTCAGGTCCATGGTTGTTATATTTATGAACCCAGTTCAACAACACATCGTCGCAACGTCCAATTTCTGCGGCATAAGCAGTTGCGTTAGTGTGACCAAGAGCAATT is a genomic window containing:
- a CDS encoding beta-ketoacyl-[acyl-carrier-protein] synthase II, with protein sequence MRHQRRVVITGMGAITPLGNTPELLYRNQLEGMSGAGPIFRFDASTFPTKFASQVKDFRLSDYLTDADQYVDCGLNTKFALAAAKEALRDADLLDNDRVDRTRIGVYLGSGEGSHDFPNLTLSLAMATPEQGFKVDPTRFYDYSMTTFRAGHEYEMEMHTTAGRVAGVYDLLGPNYTCQTACAASGQAVGEALELIRRGDADMVVSGGAHSMIHPFGVTGFNLLTTLSMRNDDPQRASRPFDLNRDGFVLGEGSGMVVLEELEHAKKRGATIYAELMGYGTTADAYRVTDSHPEGRGAIACIQWALFDSGLNHKDIGYINAHGTSTHVNDQAETIAIKQVFGEDAYKVPVSSSKSMLGHLICAAGVVELITSVLTIRNGVLPPTINYETPDPECDLDYVPNQAREKTVDHVLSNSFGFGGQNVSLIVSRFRD
- a CDS encoding prolyl oligopeptidase family serine peptidase; this encodes MQLTLGYLLLFAPIIAVTTFLIYIYVYVRLFYIENMVRILQIQPLFIIPRGDHDPTAEEVHFPTSGGAKLYGVYFHTPQAVRKGVILFGIEFGSDCWSARGYTEALVADGYDVFTYAPRGQKGSDVIPGYTPMPWITTWEVEDCHAAINYLLHRPDADPKGIGFFGVSKGANAGLAAATSSSAIRCIVTDGAFGLLSVMVPYMKHWIKIYNRNFLVHGIAPRRFYYHIAEIGARRAERRLKLRLYRLDQRMKKIKKPVFMIHGALDSYIKPEMSQELYERSGGHREYWLVPKARHNQAITLAKDEYRQRLLEFFNHHMPSSTPKQV
- a CDS encoding GH3 auxin-responsive promoter family protein; the protein is MFVTRLLVKYLRKALARPLYRKFAAFELACQQPQAVQQELLQQILFRNRDTAFGHDHHFASIKTVSDFRQHVPIHEYEQLHPYIQRVMNGETSALLAEPALMFALTSGTTANRKHIPITATYIKDYQHSWNLWGLQAIREHRQIFLKPIVQLVGDADEYRTEADIPCGNLSGFTAQCQRKIMRWMYAVPAATGKIKDPTARMYVAVRGGLKKPLGMLMSANPSTLVNLARMMNDRKEDLIRDIADGTLNARLDIPNSIRDKMLRRWKPNPKRAKQLESYVSQAGVLYPKDAWPAEKLLIGCWTGGTVRAYLRQLEQYYGDAPVRDLGLLASEGRMSIPIEDGKSGGILDVTTHFYEFIPESEINSSQPIILQPHELKMGENYFILPTTKSGLYRYHICDLVRVTDFFHQTPIIEFVGKGSRFSNITGEKLSEHQVTASVDHLVTQLPQSVRAYAVAPIWDAQQPYYGFYIEEQDARDPELLRKFIIALDTELQRRNIEYQAKRESLRLGPLQAVVINNGAWHDWDLHRVRKTGGSVEQYKHPCLIGDLEFANQMKAVEILQNKSAA
- the argJ gene encoding bifunctional glutamate N-acetyltransferase/amino-acid acetyltransferase ArgJ is translated as MSIVLPVGYRFGGIHSGLRASEPGRLDLAVVLSESPATAAGVYTQNRVAAAPVQLCRSRTPGNPFRGIVICSGNANACTGNQGLADAHQMTKLMADAAGFSEGQALVCSTGVIGRMLPMPILEVGIPKVVAASGDSIDQLHSAASAILTTDTRYKITSYELASSRLLGFAKGAAMIGPNMATMLGFLFSDANVPAAALQEILAGAVDKTFNCISVEGHTSTNDTVLCLANGQGKPLHGKELDEFAQHIFLACEDLARMIAEDAEGATHLVTIDIHGCTTDQEAKQIAKTVAESALVKTAVYGADPNWGRFVSAAGYAGVPFEETEVSLWMGPFELYRKGTPLPFDEKLVSTWMQENRTIHLKFELERGAGHCRFYTCDLTAEYVRLNADYTT
- a CDS encoding IS630 family transposase yields the protein MPGHGWTIRKLCNWIGCQFQRYVSRNTVRRILQLAGLSWKKCKKLFGKGDPEKRAEYLKQFADMYQQMCRGDIVIIYIDESHFHRDMDLGYTWWRKGESAWRVSDCPPLSDRINWYGAYNFSAGACLIWNEGKCNKENTAEFLHRVNDWVERQGRRVVVIWDGAPWHKAKFVRTKASELDIEIVVLPSYSPDFNPIEGLWKWMREEVTQHCCFATLRDLFDACKGFIDTLNETPDEIIKRLWPRFEVDPQAEKLRFSI